A window of Castanea sativa cultivar Marrone di Chiusa Pesio chromosome 1, ASM4071231v1 contains these coding sequences:
- the LOC142618464 gene encoding endochitinase-like, with protein sequence MKSYMFILLSLAFLLGSTWAEQCGRQANGAVCPNGLCCSQHGWCGTITEYCGNGCQSQCKPAATTPSKPTPTPSGGGGDVGSLISLSLFNELLKHRNDNRCPSHGFYTYDAFITAARSFGGFGTTGDVNTRKRELAAFLAQTSHETTGGGGWASAPDGPYAWGYCNVREGTKETHCNNKAPCPPGKQYYGRGPIQLTNNYNYDLAGKAIKVDLINNPDLVATDRVISFKTAIWFWMTPQDNKPSSHNVIIGQWTPSPADTSAGRVPGYGVITNIINGGLECGIGPNDKVADRIGFYKRYCNILGLGYGNNLDCYNQKHFG encoded by the exons atgaagtcctacatgtTTATTCTCTTGAGTTTGGCTTTCTTGCTAGGAAGTACCTGGGCAGAACAATGTGGAAGACAAGCTAATGGTGCTGTTTGTCCAAATGGGCTATGTTGTAGCCAACATGGATGGTGTGGCACCATAACCGAGTACTGCGGAAATGGTTGCCAGAGCCAATGTAAGCCTGCAGCAACTACACCTTCCAAACCAACCCCAACCcctagtggtggtggtggtgatgttgGCAGCCTCATCAGCCTCTCTCTGTTCAATGAACTGCTTAAACATCGCAACGATAACCGCTGCCCCAGTCACGGGTTCTATACCTACGACGCTTTCATCACTGCTGCTCGATCTTTTGGTGGGTTTGGCACCACTGGTGATGTTAATACTCGTAAAAGGGAGCTTGCTGCTTTCTTGGCTCAAACTTCTCATGAGACTACAG GAGGTGGAGGGTGGGCAAGTGCACCAGATGGTCCATATGCATGGGGATATTGCAATGTAAGGGAGGGCACAAAGGAAACTCATTGTAATAACAAAGCGCCATGCCCTCCTGGCAAACAATATTATGGAAGAGGACCCATCCAACTTACTAA CAATTACAACTATGATTTAGCTGGTAAAGCCATCAAGGTGGACCTAATAAACAATCCAGATCTTGTAGCCACAGACCGAGTGATTTCATTCAAGACAGCCATATGGTTCTGGATGACCCCACAGGATAACAAGCCATCAAGCCACAATGTCATCATAGGCCAATGGACGCCATCCCCTGCAGATACGTCAGCTGGTCGAGTCCCAGGCTATGGTGTCATCACTAATATAATCAATGGTGGTCTCGAATGTGGGATTGGTCCTAATGATAAGGTGGCTGATAGGATAGGGTTCTATAAGAGGTACTGTAACATTTTGGGACTGGGCTATGGAAACAATTTGGATTGCTATAATCAAAAGCACTTCGGTTAA